From a region of the Dictyostelium discoideum AX4 chromosome 2 chromosome, whole genome shotgun sequence genome:
- the pheSB gene encoding phenylalanine-tRNA ligase, beta subunit, protein MPKVNINRDILYKALGFYIKTYTQEQFEDLCFAFGVELDEVTSEREMKKNETGVEDLTVSDDVIYKIDVSANRYDLLCLEGIARALNVYNHKASIPKYQIVPPKNSHEKLYISKEVESVRPVIVAGILRDITFTQESYDSFIDLQEKLHANICKKRSLVSIGTHDLDTLSGPFYYKALAPKDIKFVPLSQTKEYNAEELFKFYDESSSHLKKFLPIIKDSPVYPVIYDSKNVVCSLPPIINGEHSKIKLSTKNVFIEVTANDRTKANIVLNTMLTMFSEYCKQPFTMEQVEVIDADGKSTGLYPQIQEKQINAQVDYINKSAGINITPNDMVTLLKRMSLQSKLSDDEKSIIVDVPVTRSDIMHACDIMEDVAIGYGYDNLKKEIPNCNTIGRVQPINKLSELLANEIALAGFTEIMTFVLCQNRDNFTALNKADDGSSVKISNAVSEEFTEVRTNLVSTLLKSVSANKAAPLPLKMFEISDVSIKGSLGNKDLSDPNSNNSDVGAYNKRMLGAIYCNQSAKIEVIHGLLDRIMLVLDIKLDATRSSNKGYYLELSNDKLFLPGTGINVIVNGKRVGHMGIVHPLVLKNYSCSFPCTILELELTIDTMAHNVLLREN, encoded by the exons atgccAAAAGTTAATATCAACAGAGATATTTTATACAAAGCCCTCGGcttttatattaaaacataca ctCAAGAACAATTTGAAGATCTTTGTTTTGCTTTTGGTGTTGAGTTAGATGAAGTTACATCAGAAAGAGAGATGAAAAAGAATGAAACTGGTGTTGAAGATTTAACTGTATCAGATGATGTTATCTACAAAATTGATGTTTCAGCAAACAGATACGATTTATTATGTTTAGAAGGTATTGCAAGAGCATTGAATGTTTATAATCATAAAGCTTCAATTCCAAAATACCAAATTGTACCACCAAAAAATTCCCATGAAAAATTATACATTTCAAAAGAG gttGAATCAGTTAGACCAGTTATTGTTGCAGGTATTTTAAGAGATATTACATTCACTCAAGAAAGTTATGATAGTTTCATTGATTTACAAGAGAAACTTCATGcaaatatttgtaaaaaacGTTCATTGGTTTCAATTGGTACTCATGATTTGGATACCCTTAGTGGTCCATTCTATTATAAAGCATTGGCaccaaaagatattaaatttgtaCCATTATCACAAACTAAAGAATACAATGCTGAAgaattattcaaattttatgAT GAAAGTAGTTcacatttaaagaaatttttaccaattattaaagattcaCCAGTTTATCCAGTTATTTATGATTCAAAGAATGTTGTTTGTTCATTACCACCAATTATTAATGGTGAACAtagtaaaatcaaattatcaaCTAAAAATGTATTCATTGAAGTTACAGCCAATGATCGTACAAAAGCAAACATCGTTTTGAATACAATGTTAACAATGTTCTCAGAGTATTGTAAACAACCATTCACAATGGAACAAGTTGAAGTTATCGATGCTGATGGTAAATCAACTGGATTATATCCACAAATTCAAGAGAAACAAATCAATGCTCAAGTTGATTATATCAATAAAAGTGCTGGTATTAATATCACTCCAAATGATATGGTAACCTTATTGAAACGTATGTCTTTacaatcaaaattatcagatgatgaaaaatcaattattgttGATGTTCCAGTTACAAGAAGTG atattatgcATGCTTGTGATATTATGGAAGATGTTGCAATTGGATATGgttatgataatttaaagaaagaaataCCAAATTGTAATACTATTGGTAGAGTTcaaccaattaataaattatcagaATTATTGGCAAATGAAATTGCATTAGCAGGATTTACAGAGATTATGACATTTGTTTTATGTCAAAATAGAGATAACTTTACAGCATTGAATAAGGCTGATGATGGTAGTAGTGTAAAGATTTCAAATGCAGTCAGTGAGGAGTTTACTGAAGTACGTACAAATTTAGTTAGCACCTTGTTAAAGAGTGTTTCAGCAAATAAAGCCGCACCATTACCATTGAAAATGTTTGAAATCTCTGATGTCTCTATCAAAGGTTCATTGGGTAACAAGGATTTGTCAGACCCAAATTCAAACAATAGTGATGTAGGAGCTTACAATAAGAGAATGTTGGGCGCAATCTACTGTAATCAATCTGCCAAAATCGAAGTTATTCATGGTCTTTTGGATCGTATCATGTTGGTTTTAGATATTAAACTCGATGCTACTCGTTCCTCAAATAAAGGTTACTATTtagaattatcaaatgataaacTCTTCCTTCCAGGTACTGGTATCAATGTCATTGTCAATGGTAAAAGAGTTGGCCATATGGGTATCGTTCATCCATtggttttgaaaaattactCTTGTTCTTTCCCATGTACCATTTTAGAATTAGAACTTACAATCGATACTATGGCTCATAATGTTTTATTaagagaaaattaa